One part of the Prionailurus bengalensis isolate Pbe53 chromosome B2, Fcat_Pben_1.1_paternal_pri, whole genome shotgun sequence genome encodes these proteins:
- the ADGRF1 gene encoding adhesion G-protein coupled receptor F1, whose translation MKFRMLWLISFFTLTDGGEGFLGVNEGMKTKRGLTVNKKNHPGSVQEYELLLQVAYRDSKEKRHLKNFLKLLKPPLLWLHEPMKIISAKATTYCGHQNGVLQCSCEDGYSWFPPSCLDPQKCYLHTAGALQSCDCHLNNLTQSLSFCERAKVWGTFKINERFTKDLLNSSSPSYSKYTTGIEIQLKEAFKRIQDFESVHVTQFRDGSIIAGFEVVGSSSTSELLSAIEQVAEKVKAGLRKLFPLEDGSFRVFGKAQCNSIVFGFGSGNDEYTLPCSSGYTGNITARCQPSGWQVLRETCVHSQLDELKKNFSVIAGNATEAAVSSLVRNLSVVIRQNPSTTAGNLASVVSILDNILSLSLSSHFKVSNSTMEDVISIADHILNSASVTNWTVLLQEEQHASSRLLETLENISSLVPSTALPLSFSREFIHWRGIPGSQSQREMGYSYEAKISPPNTSIPIRGHVLIGSDQFQGSFPETIISMASLTLGNILSIAKNGNAQVNGPVISTVIQNYSINEIFLVFPKTESNLSQPHCVFWDFRHLQWNNAGCHLVNETPDTVTCQCTHLTSFSILMSPFVPPAIIPFVKWITFVGLGISIGSLTLCLIIEALFWKQVKKNQTSYTRHICMVNIASCLLIADVWFIVAATADSPVSFSGVCIAAVFFMHFFYLSLFFWMLMLGILLAYRILFVFHHTGLHLMMAFGFCLGYGCPLIISVITIAVTQPGNGYERKDVCWLNWSDKSKPLLAFAVPALTIVAVNLVVVLLVLTKLWRPTVGERPSQDNKATIVRMGKSLLILTPLLGLTWGFGIGTIVDSRNLAWHVIFALLNAFQGFFILCFGMLWDSKLRQLLFNKLTPLSSQKQASKQNSTDVSAKLKFPKPFNPLQHKGIYALSHTGESSNDIMLTQFLSTE comes from the exons ATGAAATTCCGCATGCTCTGGCTCATCTCTTTCTTCACACTCACCGACGGcggggaaggcttcctgggggtGA ATGAAggcatgaaaacaaaaagaggacTCACTGTGAATAAGAAAAATCATCCAG GCTCAGTCCAGGAATATGAGCTGCTGCTTCAGGTGGCCTACAGAGATTCCAAGGAGAAGAGACACTTGAAGAATTTTCTGAAGCTTTTGAAGCCTCCATTGTTATGGTTACATGAACCAATGAAGATTATCAGCGCAAAGGCCACCACAT ACTGTGGGCACCAGAATGGGGTCCTGCAGTGTTCCTGTGAGGACGGCTATTCCTGGTTCCCTCCCTCATGCCTTGATCCCCAGAAATGCTACCTTCACACGGCCGGAGCCCTCCAGAGCTGTGACTGTCATCTCAACAACCTcacccagagcctcagtttctgcgaGAGAGCAA AGGTTTGGGGCACTTTCAAAATCAATGAACGGTTTACCAAAGACCTTTTGAATTCATCTTCTCCTTCATATTCCAAGTATACAACTGGAATTGAAATTCAA CTTAAAGAAGCATTCAAAAGAATTCAAGATTTTGAGTCGGTTCATGTCACCCAATTTCG GGATGGAAGCATCATTGCTGGGTTTGAAGTTGTGGGTTCCAGCAGCACATCTGAGCTGCTGTCAGCCATCGAACAGGTGGCTGAGAAGGTGAAGGCAGGCCTTCGCAAGCTGTTCCCACTAGAAGACGGCTCTTTCAGAGTATTTGGAAAAG cCCAGTGTAACAGCATTGTCTTTGGATTTGGGTCCGGGAATGACGAGTACACTCTTCCCTGTAGCAGCGGCTACACTGGAAACATtacagccaggtgccagccctcTGGGTGGCAGGTCCTCAGGGAGACATGTGTACACTCTCAGCTGGACGAACTGAAGAAG AATTTCAGTGTGATCGCAGGCAATGCCACTGAGGCAGCTGTGTCATCCTTGGTGCGAAATCTTTCAGTCGTCATTCGGCAAAACCCATCAACTACAGCTGGCAATCTGGCTTCAGTGGTGTCCATTCTGGACAACATCTTGTCTCTGTCACTGTCAAGTCATTTCAAGGTGTCCAATTCAACCATGGAG GATGTCATCAGTATTGCTGACCACATCCTTAATTCGGCATCAGTAACCAACTGGACGGTGTTACTGCAGGAAGAACAGCATGCCAGCTCACGATTACTGGAGACACTGGAAAATATCAGCAGCCTCGTACCTTCGACAGCTCTGCCCCTGAGTTTCTCTAGGGAATTCATTCACTGGAGAGGGATTCCAGGGTCCCAAAGCCAACGTGAGATGGGTTACAGCTATGAGGCTAAAATATCGCCCCCAAATACTTCCATTCCCATCAGAGGCCATGTGTTAATTGGGTCAGACCAATTCCAGGGGTCCTTTCCAGAAACTATTATCAGCATGGCCTCGTTGACCCTGGGGAATATTCTATCCATTGCCAAAAATGGAAATGCTCAGGTCAATGGGCCAGTGATATCCACGGTTATCCAGAACTATTCCATAAATGAAATTTTCCTGGTTTTTCCCAAGACAGAGTCAAATCTGAGCCAGCCTCACTGTGTGTTTTGGGATTTCAGGCATTTGCAATGGAACAATGCGGGCTGCCACCTAGTGAATGAAACTCCAGACACGGTGACGTGCCAATGTACTCACCTGACCTCCTTCTCCATACTGATGTCACCCTTTGTCCCCCCTGCCATCATCCCCTTTGTGAAATGGATCACTTTTGTGGGACTGGGCATCTCCATTGGAAGTCTCACCTTATGCCTAATCATTGAAGCTCTATTTTGGAAGCAGGTCAAGAAAAACCAAACTTCCTACACGCGCCATATTTGCATGGTGAACATAGCCTCGTGCCTCCTGATTGCTGATGTTTGGTTTATTGTTGCTGCCACTGCAGACTCCCCAGTAAGCTTTTCTGGAGTCTGCATAGCTGCAGTGTTTTTTATGCACTTTTTCTACCTCTCCTTGTTCTTTTGGATGCTCATGCTTGGCATCCTGCTAGCTTATCGGATCCTCTTTGTGTTCCATCACACGGGTCTGCATTTGATGATGGCTTTCGGGTTCTGCCTGGGCTATGGGTGCCCTCTCATCATATCTGTCATCACCATTGCCGTCACGCAACCTGGCAATGGCTACGAAAGGAAAGACGTGTGTTGGCTTAATTGGTCTGATAAGAGCAAACCCCTCTTGGCCTTTGCTGTTCCTGCACTGACTATTGTGGCTGTGAATTTGGTTGTGGTGCTATTAGTTCTCACAAAGCTCTGGAGGCCCACTGTTGGAGAAAGGCCGAGTCAGGACAACAAGGCCACTATTGTCCGCATGGGGAAGAGCCTCCTCATCCTGACCCCTCTGCTGGGGCTCACCTGGGGCTTTGGCATAGGAACAATAGTGGACAGCCGGAATCTGGCTTGGCATGTTATTTTTGCATTACTCAATGCATTCCAG ggttttttcaTCTTATGTTTTGGAATGCTCTGGGATAGTAAG CTGCGACAATTGCTGTTCAACAAATTGACTCCTTTAAGCTCTCAGAAGCAAGCATCAAAG CAGAACTCAACAGATGTATCTGCCAAACTCAAATTCCCAAAGCCTTTCAACCCACTGCAACACAAAG GCATTTATGCTCTTTCCCATACTGGAGAATCGTCAAATGACATCATGCTAACCCAGTTTTTATCAACTGAGTAA